In one window of Vanrija pseudolonga chromosome 5, complete sequence DNA:
- the ape1 gene encoding Aminopeptidase 1 translates to MAAQGSSASTGDYRLPTSVYPAHYDLAIQTDLAASPPSFAGAARIGLDILEDTSSVVFHLHPSLTVTHLAFGQAGTETKLPLSAISVNAENERATIDLSSLGGAEAGSKASLFIRWEGKLGSMMGYYRSDGDPDEHGKRPLYALTQFAPTSARRAFPCWDEPLLKSTFTISMIARPKETVLSNMNATSTGPWTSADLGAALEPGPDSSSTVDANADAWAITKFDTTPKISTYLVAYACGEFGHLSTEYHSKLTGKTIPLKIYVTRNQLDQAQFGLDVAKWALPVYEELFEIAYPLPKLDTLVAHDFEYGAMENWGLITGRTTAYLCSERSSLEAIKRIGSTQCHEVAHMWFGNIVTMQWWDNLWLNEAFATLMGSIVLPERIWPEWKMTSQFINDHWARALSLDARRSSHPIEVDCSDPNQIGEIFDAISYSKGASVLRMLKGVVGDDKFFKGVSLYLNKHLYGNATTSDLWAGIGQAVGKDIGELMNNWILKIGFPVVSVEELGNGQVRLTQHRFLITGDVKPEEDETVWWIPLEIKTVENGKALVDHDAVLKARTATFDVASDVFKLNAETVGVYRVMYSGERLAKLGQHAQQFSVDDRVGLVSDAAALTAAGYSRTSGALDLVTALAPAESEYLPLSGIAGFLSGLAAIWWEDDAVRAAVDKLRVEVFRPVVDRLGYDHGENDEPTLKQLRTLAVSAAASGGDKDVVAELKARFQPFLKHGDDSRIPPDLQGTVFRHAVSHGGQAEYDKLVAVYNNPPNPSTKLDALSGIASAKEPALLDRSFEMLADTQAVKDQDASFLSELAANRVARRRTVKYFEDNWDAVRNGLLCRWLTCGQLNARFSSSMGLKGAIAGVLGTLSSKADLDDATTFIEGKGAYRIRRCANPTDVRKYKNSFAQALEGIEARSNWLVRDAEDTKAWFKKHGSL, encoded by the exons ATGGCAGCTCAAGGCAGCAGCGCCTCAACAGGTGACTACCGCCTCCCGACCAGCGTCTACCCTGCCCACTACGACCTCGCCATCCAGACCGACCTCGCGGCATCGCCCCCATCCTTTGCGGGAGCAGCGCGCATCGGTctcgacatcctcgaggACACGAGCAGCGTCGTCTTCCACCTTCACCCTTCTCTCACCGTCACCCACCTTGCCTTTGGGCAGGCCGGTACCGAAACCAAGCTCCCCTTGAGCGCCATCTCGGTCAACGCGGAAAATGAGCGCGCGACGATCGACCTCTCCtcccttggcggcgccgaggccgggtCCAAGGCCAGCCTCTTCATCAGATGGGAGGGCAAGCTCGGTAGCATGATGGGATACTACCGTTCTGATGGCGACCCAGACGAGCACGGCAAGAGGCCATT GTATGCCCTCACCCAGTTCGCCCCAACttccgctcgccgcgctttCCCCTGTTGGGACGAGCCACTCCTCAAGTCGACTTTTACCATCTCTATGATCGCCCGGCCCAAGGAGACGGTGCTGTCAAACATGAACGCCACGTCGACCGGACCATGGACGTCGgcggacctcggcgcggcgctggagcCTGGCCCCGACTCCAGCTCTACtgtcgacgccaacgccgacgcctgGGCCATCACCAAGTTTGACACCACGCCCAAGATCTCAACCTACCTCGTCGCCTATGCCTGCGGCGAGTTTGGCCACCTGTCCACCGAGTACCACTCCAAGCTTACTGGCAAGACCATCCCGCTCAAGATCTACGTCACGCGCAACCAGCTCGACCAGGCGCAGtttggcctcgacgtcgccaagTGGGCGCTCCCGGTCTACGAGGAGCTGTTCGAGATTGCCTACCCCTTGCCCAAACTCGACACGCTCGTGGCCCACGACTTTGAGTACGGCGCCATGGAGAACTGGGGCCTCATTACCGGCCGCACCACGGCCTACCTCTGCAGCGAGCGCTCCTccctcgaggccatcaagcGGATCGGGTCCACGCAGTGCCACGAGGTCGCCCACATGTGGTTTGGCAACATTGTCACCATGCAGTGGTGGGACAACCTCTGGTTGAACGAAGCCTTTGCCACCCTCATGGGATCGATTGTCCTTCCCGAGCGCATATGGCCAGAATGGAAGATGACCTCGCAGTTCATCAACGACCACTGGGCAAGGGCGCTGTCACTtgacgctcgccgctcgtcgcaccccatcgaggtcgactgcAGCGACCCAAACCAAATTGGCGAGATCTTTGACGCCATCTCCTACTCCAAGGGCGCGTCTGTCCTCCGCATGCTCAAGGgtgttgtcggcgacgacaagtTCTTCAAGGGTGTGTCGCTGTACCTCAACAAGCACCTGTACGGTAATGCAACGACCAGCGACCTTTGGGCCGGCATCGGCCAAGCCGTGGGCAAGGACATTGGCGAGCTCATGAACAATTGGATCCTCAAGATTGGCTTCCCAGTCGTCtcggtcgaggagctggggaATGGGCAGGTCAGGCTCACCCAACACCGGTTCCTGATCACCGGCGATGTCAAGCCCGAAGAGGACGAGACGGTCTGGTGGATCCCACTCGAGATCAAGACTGTGGAGAACGGCAAGGCGTTGGTCGACCACGATGCGGTGCTCAAAGCCCGCACAGCGACCTTCGACGTCGCGTCGGACGTGTTCAAACTCAACGCCGAGACGGTGGGAGTCTACCGCGTCATGTACTCGGGCGAGCGTctggccaagctcggccagcACGCCCAGCAGTTTtcggtcgacgaccgcgtcgggctcgtgTCTGATGCTGCCGCGCTCACTGCTGCAGGATATTCAAGGACCTCTGGCGCTCTCGACTTGGTCACGGCCCTCGCGCCAGCCGAGTCAGAGTACCTCCCCTTGTCCGGCATCGCAGGCTTCCTCTCTGGCCTGGCGGCCATCTGGTgggaagacgacgccgtccgcgccgctgTTGACAAGCTGCGGGTCGAGGTGTTCCGACCAGTTGTCGACCGCCTAGGCTACGACCATGGCGAGAACGACGAGCCCACGCTCAAGCAGCTGCGCACTCTTGCTGTCAGCGCTGCCGCTTCGGGTGGCGACAAGGATGTCgtggccgagctcaaggcgcgGTTCCAGCCCTTCCTCAAACACGGCGACGACTCGCGCATCCCGCCTGATCTCCAGGGCACTGTGTTCCGACACGCCGTCAGCCATGGAGGCCAGGCCGAgtacgacaagctcgtcgcaGTGTACAACAACCCGCCAAACCCGTcgaccaagctcgacgcATTGTCGGGGATTGCCTCGGCCAAGGAGCCGGCGCTTCTCGACAGGTCGTTTGAGATGCTCGCCGATACGCAAGCGGTCAAGGACCAGGAT GCATCGTTCCTGTCCGAACTGGCAGCCAAccgcgtcgcccgtcgccgcacCGTCAAGTACTTTGAGGACAACTGGGATGCGGTGCGTAATGGCTTGTTGTGTCGATGGCTGACTTGTGGCCAGCTCAACGCACGCTTCAGTAGCAGCATGGGTCTCAAGGGGGCCATCGCTGGAGTTCTCGGCACGCTCTCAAgcaaggccgacctcgacgacgctaCCACGTTTATCGAGGGCAAGGGTGCGTACCGCATACGACGTTGCGCTAACCCTACAGACGTTCGCAAGTACAAGAACAGCTTTGCACAGGCGCTCGAAGGCATCGAGGCGCGCTCCAACTGGCTTGTGCGTGATGCCGAGGACACCAAGGCGTGGTTCAAGAAGCACGGCAGTTTGTAG
- the TOXD_3 gene encoding Protein TOXD has translation MTYPSTHKAIVVNDAENGVVVKTLPVPKLNDSEVLNPTDWKHVEYFSAAGDRLGCDFAGVVEASTDPDVKVGDRVAGWVHGGKYKDKGAFAEYVTTDSKHVWHVPDALPLDQAATITAPILTVFQTLIQTQGKPWPPANEGGWIFIYGGSSAVGLFAIQIAKLQGYKVVTVASPHNFDLVKSYGADEVFDYRDPKAVVDNVLSVTSGGVSIALDTISLADTQAITAQTFGKSGGTLNVILGISPEAAALRPDVKFVYTLLYTWFGKELDYRGRGTGKAVILPASKTDYDWHVESLRRLPDLVSKHGVRAPPLQMRGGLEDIAAGLEEMRAGKVSGQRLVYKIGA, from the exons ATGACCTACCCTTCCACTCACAAGGCCATTGTTgtcaacgacgccgag AACGGAGTCGTCGTCAAGACCCTCCCCGTCCCCAAGCTCAACGACAGCGAGGTGCTC AACCCCACCGACTGGAAGCACGTCGAGTACttctccgccgccggtgaCCGTCTCGGCTGCGACtttgccggcgtcgtcgaggcatCAACCGACCCCGAcgtcaaggtcggcgaccgtGTTGCTGGCTGGGTACACGGCGGCAAGTACAAGGATAAGGGCGCGTTCGCCGAGTACGTCACGACCGACTCCAAGCACGTGTGGCATGTGCCCGACGCCCTGCCCCTCGACCAGGCCGCGACCATCACCGCGCCGATCTTGACCGTCTTCCAGACGCTCATCCAGACCCAGGGCAAGCCGTGGCCTCCGGCTAACGAGGGCGGTTGG ATCTTCATCTACGGCGGATCGTCGGCCGTTGGCCTCTTTGCCATCCAGATCGCCAAGCTCCAAGGCTACAAGGTCGTGACGGTCGCCTCACCGCACAACTTTGACCTCGTCAAGTcgtacggcgccgacgaggtgttTGACTACCGCGACCCCAAGGCTGTCGTCGATAACGTCTTGAGCGTCACCAGCGGCGGTGTGTCCATTGCCCTCGACACCATCTCCCTGGCCGACACCCAGGCCATCACGGCCCAGACCTTTGGCAAGAGCGGCGGCACCCTCAACGTCATCCTCGGCATCAGTCCCGAGGCTGCTGCCCTCCGCCCCGATGTCAAGTTTGTGTACACGCTGCTGTACACCTGGTTCGGCAag GAGCTCGACTACCGTGGCCGTGGCACCGGCAAGGCAGTTATCCTGCCGGCTAGCAAGACCGACTACGACTGGCATGTCGAAAGTCTCCGTCGCCTCCCCGACCTCGTGAGCAAGCACGGCGTCCGTGCCCCGCCGCTCCAGATGCGCGGAGGGCTGGAGGATATTGCTGCTGGTCTCGAGGAGATGCGTGCTGGGAAGGTCAGTGGCCAGCGCCTGGTCTACAAGATTGGCGCGTAG
- the ywtG gene encoding Putative metabolite transport protein YwtG, translating to MSHGHGWKNQSTFPLTAAMTEGKPFQQQVETPAAGEGSGPTAAPDSINETIIQTKKKRGEAANPLADLSTDEVLAHAQAFAEANNLPVDLLRKGALVAKSPTEYEHLSILSDEDKFELRREKERKFWQPKTFYNLVIACSVAAAVQGMDESVISGAQLFYPKQLGIDGAESERNRWLNGLVNAAPYLCCGVLGCWLTDPLNKFFGRRGTIMFCSVVSIICCIWQACTNTWWHLLIARFVLGIGIGPNSSTVPIFSAECAPAPIRGALVMQWQVWTAFGIMLGYVADLAFFHVPSKPHITGLNWRLMLAAPLLPALVVLIQMPFLPESPRWLMSKGKYEKAYRAMLRLRGSEVIAARDIYYIFILQQETESTTRHGNRFVELFTVLRNRRATLGSLLLMFGQQFCGINAIVYYTATIFTNAGFSEISALLASWGFGMTNCIFAIPAILTIDKFGRRPLLLSTFPVMAIMLLFVGFCFWIPEDSKARIALIATGIYIYTAFYSSGEGPVPFTYSAEVYPLYVREIGMSLATSVTWTFNFIVGLTFPPMLEAFKPQGTFAWYACWCAILFVCVLLFLPESKGLTLEELDQVFSVPTGVHAKYQLWNLGWHFRHYILRRKEPHQSLWEYGGDDADSAIFQDKPTNQVSTA from the exons ATGTCGCACGGACACGGTTGGAAGAACCAGTCCACATTCCCCCTCACGGCCGCCATGACCGAGGGTAAGCCCTTCCAGCAGCAGGTCGAGAcccctgctgctggcgaggGCTCTGGGCCCACTGCTGCTCCCGACTCGATCAACGAGACGATCATCCAGACCAAGAAGAAGCGTGGCGAGGCTGCCAACCCGCTGGCCGACCTCAgcaccgacgaggtgctTGCCCACGCCCAGGCcttcgccgaggccaacaaCCTCCCCGTCGACTTGCTCCGTAAGggtgccctcgtcgccaagtcGCCCACAGAGTATGAGCATCTGTCGATCCTgtccgacgaggacaagTTTGAGCTCCGCCGCGAAAAGGAGCGCAAGTTTTGGCAGCCCAAGACCTTTTACAACCTCGTCATTGCGTGTTcagtcgccgctgctgttcAGGGCATGGACGAGTCGGTCATTTCCGGTGCCCAGCTGTTCTACCCCAAGCAGCTCGGCATTGACGGTGCCGAGTCGGAGCGTAACCGCTGGCTCAACGGTCTCGTCAACGCGGCGCCGTACCTCTGCTGTGGCGTCCTCGGCTGCTGGCTCACCGACCCCCTCAACAAGTTCTTTGGTCGTCGTGGTACCATCATGTTCTGTTCAGTCGTTTCCATCATTTGCTGTATCTGGCAGGCGTGCACCAACACTTGGTGGCACCTGTTGATCGCTCGTTTCGTCCTCGGTATCGGTATCGGCCCCAACTCGTCCACTGTGCCCATCTTCTCGGCCGAGTGTGCACCTGCGCCCATTCGTGGCGCTCTCGTCATGCAATGGCAGGTGTGGACTGCGTTCGGTATT ATGCTTGGAtacgtcgccgacctggccTTCTTCCACGTCCCCAGCAAGCCTCACATCACGGGTCTCAACTGGCGTCTgatgctcgccgcgccgctcctccccgccctcgtcgtcctcatccagATGCCCTTCCTCCCCGAGTCGCCCCGTTGGCTCATGTCCAAGGGCAAATACGAGAAGGCCTACCGCGCGATGCTCCGTCTTCGTGGCAGCGAGGTGATCGCCGCTAGGGACATTTACTACATCTTCATCCTCCAGCAGGAGACCGAGTCGACTACCCGCCACGGCAACCGCTTCGTCGAGCTCTTCACCGTTCTCCGCAACCGCCGTGCCACTCTTggctcgctcctcctcatgTTTGGCCAGCAGTTTTGCGGTATCAACGCGATTGTGTACTACACGGCTACCATCTTCACCAACGCTGGTTTCAGCGAGATTTCGGCTCTCCTTGCTTCGTGGGGCTTCGGCATGACCAACTGCATCTTTGCCATCCCCGCCATCCTCACCATTGACAAGTTTGGTCGTCGCCCGCTGCTTCTCAGCACCTTCCCCGTCATGGCCATCATGCTGCTCTTCGTCGGCTTCTGCTTCTGGATCCCCGAGGACTCCAAGGCGCGTATCGCCCTCATCGCTACTGGCATTTATATCTACACGGCATTCTACTCGTCTGGTGAGGGTCCCGTGCCCTTCACCTACTCGGCCGAGGTTTACCCCCTGTACGTTCGTGAGATTGGCATGTCGCTGGCCACGTCGGTCACCTGGACCTTCAACTTTATTGTCGGCCTCACCTTCCCCCCCATGCTCGAGGCGTTCAAGCCCCAGGGCACGTTTGCCTGGTACGCATGCTGGTGTGCGATCCTCTTCGTCTGCGTGCTCCTTTTCCTCCCCGAGTCCAAGGgcctcaccctcgaggagctcgaccagGTCTTTTCCGTTCCCACTGGTGTCCACGCCAAGTACCAGCTCTGGAACCTCGGCTGGCACTTCCGCCACTACATCCTTCGCCGCAAGGAGCCACACCAGAGCCTCTGGGAGtatggcggcgacgacgccgactcggcgatCTTCCAGGACAAGCCCACCAACCAGGTGTCGACGGCCTAG
- the mtr_24 gene encoding N amino acid transport system protein, producing MISNDHRDQSEQSSVVLNNDDVEKGASKDYHHHPAQTTVHDAVFGEIAEGEGPNYRAVGPKGAFVLLTKVNLGLGVLGLPKVMNALGLIPGLIVIFTIMIVFTYCATMIGKFKLAHPEVYSIADAAYVFGGRWAKEFWFFGLTLQMIFFVAAGCVGISTALNAVSGHATCTAVFIAVGGVLAFLLGSIRTLGKITWIGWVGLASLLIAIFIVTIAVGVQDRPSAAPQHGPFDKEFRLFGKSTFGQATSGVNQILFAYGSTPMFFGVASEMREPRQFTRAMQGSMYFLTVIYVVVGTVVYVYCGKYVASPSLGSAGPLLKKICYGIAIPGLLATLTLFTHMAAKNIFVRVLAGSKHLTSNSIVHWSTWLGITAGCAIIGYVIASAIPIFDTLLSFIGALVVPSLCVIPYTLMWWHDNYRYVPKEERTAKLRFFAFVNVVCFFIGIYLTAAGAYGAIDELIHTSVDAKPWSCADNSGTVKAS from the exons ATGATTTCCAACGACCACCGCGACCAGTCGGAGCAGTCGAGCGTCGTGTTgaacaacgacgacgttgagAAGGGCGCCTCCAAGgactaccaccaccacccggcCCAAACCACTGTACACGATGCAGTTTTCGGAGAGATTGCAGAGGGAGAGGGCCCAAACTACCGTGCT gTTGGCCCCAAGGGCGCCTTTGTCCTCCTCACCAAGgtcaacctcggccttggtgtcctcggcctccccaAGGTGATGAACGCACTCGGCCTTATCCCCGGCCTCATCGTCATCTTCACCATCATGATCGTCTTCACGTACTGCGCCACCATGATTGGCAAGTTCAAGCTGGCTCACCCTGAGGTGTACTCGATTGCCGACGCTGCCTACGTGTTTGGTGGCCGCTGGGCCAAGGAGTTTTGGTTCTTTGGCCTTACCCTAC AAATGATCTTCTTCGTCGCTGCTGGTTGCGTCGGCATCTCGACCGCTCTCAACGCTGTCAGCGGCCACGCCACCTGCACCGCCGTCTTCATCGCTGTCGGTGGtgtcctcgccttcctcctcggctcgaTCCGCACGCTCGGCAAGATCACCTGGATCGGCTGGGTCGGTCTCGCCTCGCTCCTGATCGCCATCTTCATCGTCAcgatcgccgtcggcgtgcaggACCGCCCGTCCGCTGCCCCTCAGCACGGTCCCTTTGACAAGGAGTTCCGTCTCTTTGGCAAGTCGACCTTTGGCCAGGCAACCTCTGGCGTCAACCAGATCCTCTTCGCCTACGGCTCGACGCCCATGTTCTTTGGCGTCGCCTCGGAGATGAGGGAGCCGCGCCAGTTCACCCGCGCCATGCAGGGCTCCATGTACTTCCTCACCGTCAtctacgtcgtcgtcggcactgTCGTGTATGTCTACTGCGGCAAGTAtgtcgcgtcgccgtcgcttgGCTCCGCCGGCCCTCTGCTCAAGAAGATCTGCTACGGAATCGCCATCCCTGGTCTCCTCGCTACCCTGACCCTCTTCACCCACATGGCCGCCAAGAACATCTTTgtgcgcgtcctcgccggcagcaAGCACCTCACCAGCAACAGCATTGTCCACTGGTCTACGTGGCTCGGCATCACCGCCGGCTGCGCCATCATCGGCTACGTTATCGCTTCGGCCATCCCCATTTTCGACACCCTTCTGTCCTTCATCGGCGCCTTGGTCGTTCCGTCGCTCTGTGTCATTCCCTACACTCTCATGTGGTGGCATGACAACTATCGGTACGTCCCCAAGGAGGAGCGTACCGCCAAGCTCCGTTTCTTCGCCTTCGTCAACGTTGTCTGCTTCTTCATTGGCATCTACCTCACTGCTGCCGGAGCCTACGGCGCGATCGACGAGCTTATCCACACCTCGGTTGACGCCAAGCCTTGGTCGTGCGCCGACAACTCGGGTACCGTCAAGGCGTCGTAA
- the ycaC gene encoding putative hydrolase YcaC, which produces MPKPYVRLDKNDVAVLLIDHQTGLNSLVRDIDPDKFKNNVLALADLAKYFKLPTILTTSFETGPNGPLVPELKETHADAPYIARPGQINAWDNEDFVKAVKATGKKQLLVAGVVTEVCVSFPVLSALAEGYEVFVVTDAWGTFNEMTQKAAWSRMEQAGAQLMTWFGTACELHRDWRNDIEGLGNLLSNHIPDYRNLINAYTAKPAQ; this is translated from the coding sequence ATGCCCAAGCCCTACGTCCGCCTCGACAAGAACGATGTCGCCGTCCTTCTGATCGACCACCAGACCGGCCTCAACTCGCTCGTCCGCGACATTGACCCCGACAAGTTCAAGAACAacgtccttgccctcgccgaccttgccaAGTACTTCAAGCTCCCCACGATCCTCACCACGTCGTTCGAGACTGGCCCCAACGGACCTCTCGtccccgagctcaaggagacCCACGCCGATGCGCCTTACATTGCCCGTCCCGGCCAGATCAACGCCTGGGACAATGAGGACTTTgtcaaggccgtcaaggccACCGGCAAGAagcagctgctcgtcgccggcgtcgtcacCGAGGTGTGCGTCAGCTTCCCCGTGCTCTCCGCTCTCGCCGAGGGCTATGAGGTCTTTGTCGTCACCGACGCCTGGGGTACCTTTAACGAGATGACCCAGAAGGCCGCCTGGTCGCGTATGGAGCAGGCTGGTGCGCAGCTCATGACGTGGTTTGGCACCGCCTGTGAGCTCCACCGCGACTGGCGCAACGACATTGAGGGTCTCGGCAACCTCCTCTCCAACCACATTCCCGACTACCGCAACCTCATCAACGCGTACACTGCCAAGCCGGCCCAGTAG